The following coding sequences are from one Ramlibacter henchirensis window:
- the yaaA gene encoding peroxide stress protein YaaA yields MLFLLSPAKTLDYETPVGDLPHTLPQFLRQSSRLIDVLRRQSPRQIGEMMDISPALAELNVARYRAWSDRFDERNSRQAVLAFNGDVYDGLAARTLSRADLDWAQRHLRILSGLYGVLRPLDLMQPYRLEMGTALPVGAARNLYQFWGEDIAEHLNRELAADATPVIVNLASQEYFRSVDLDRLKARVIECVFEDWKGGGYKVISFFAKKARGLMARYAIQQRVRTPRRLEGFDFEGYRFDAQASQPDRLVFRRKMQP; encoded by the coding sequence ATGCTCTTCCTGCTCTCGCCGGCCAAGACGCTCGATTACGAGACCCCGGTCGGCGACCTGCCGCACACGCTGCCGCAGTTCCTGCGCCAGTCGTCCCGCCTCATCGACGTGCTGCGCCGCCAGTCGCCGCGGCAGATCGGCGAAATGATGGACATCAGCCCGGCTCTTGCCGAGCTGAACGTGGCCCGCTATCGCGCCTGGTCGGATCGCTTCGACGAGCGCAACTCGCGCCAGGCCGTGCTGGCCTTCAACGGCGACGTCTACGACGGGCTCGCGGCCCGCACGCTCTCGCGAGCCGACCTCGACTGGGCCCAGCGCCACCTGCGCATCCTCAGCGGGCTCTACGGCGTTCTGCGCCCGCTGGACCTGATGCAGCCGTACCGCCTGGAAATGGGCACCGCGCTGCCCGTGGGCGCGGCACGCAACCTGTACCAGTTCTGGGGCGAGGACATCGCCGAGCACCTCAACCGTGAACTGGCGGCCGACGCGACCCCGGTCATCGTGAACCTGGCCTCGCAGGAGTACTTTCGCTCCGTCGACCTCGACCGGCTCAAGGCCCGCGTCATCGAATGCGTGTTCGAGGACTGGAAGGGCGGCGGCTACAAGGTCATCAGCTTCTTCGCCAAGAAGGCCCGCGGCCTCATGGCGCGCTACGCCATCCAGCAGCGCGTGCGCACCCCGCGGCGGCTGGAGGGTTTCGACTTCGAGGGTTACCGCTTCGACGCGCAGGCGTCGCAGCCCGACCGGCTGGTGTTCCGGAGGAAAATGCAGCCATGA
- the prmC gene encoding peptide chain release factor N(5)-glutamine methyltransferase, with amino-acid sequence MNIAQALRQAAAGGIERLDAQLLMLHALRRPAGGRAWLLAHDDESLAPHVARAFEALCARRAAGEPVAYLVGRKEFFGLDLLVDERVLVPRPETETLVEWSLEVLAGRSAPLVIDLGTGSGAIALAIADRRRDAIMEAVDASADALSVASQNAARLNLPLRFKHGRWLAGCDGPYDLIVSNPPYVAEGDEHLRALQHEPRQALVAGADGLDDLRAIVQQALRCLAPGGWLLLEHGWDQAAAVRGLLEAAGFADVSSRRDLAGIERCSGGRLERG; translated from the coding sequence ATGAACATCGCGCAGGCGCTGCGGCAGGCGGCCGCGGGCGGCATCGAGCGGCTCGATGCGCAGTTGCTGATGCTGCATGCATTGCGGCGGCCCGCGGGTGGTCGGGCTTGGCTGCTGGCGCACGACGACGAATCGCTGGCGCCTCACGTCGCGCGAGCTTTCGAGGCGCTGTGCGCTCGGCGCGCCGCGGGCGAACCGGTCGCGTACCTGGTGGGCCGCAAGGAGTTTTTCGGGCTCGACCTCCTGGTGGACGAGCGCGTGCTGGTGCCGCGGCCCGAAACCGAGACGCTGGTCGAATGGTCGCTGGAGGTGCTGGCCGGTCGCAGCGCGCCGCTCGTGATCGACCTCGGCACGGGCAGCGGCGCGATCGCGCTGGCGATCGCCGATCGAAGGCGCGATGCGATCATGGAAGCAGTCGACGCGAGCGCCGATGCTTTGTCCGTCGCCTCGCAGAATGCGGCGCGACTGAACCTTCCCCTGCGCTTCAAGCATGGCCGCTGGCTCGCCGGCTGCGATGGTCCCTACGACCTGATCGTGTCCAATCCGCCCTACGTCGCTGAAGGCGACGAGCACCTCCGCGCCTTGCAACACGAGCCGCGGCAGGCGCTGGTGGCCGGGGCCGACGGCCTCGATGACCTGCGGGCCATCGTGCAGCAGGCGCTCCGCTGCCTGGCGCCGGGCGGCTGGCTGCTGCTGGAGCACGGGTGGGATCAAGCGGCCGCGGTGCGTGGGCTGCTGGAGGCGGCGGGCTTTGCCGACGTCAGCTCCCGCCGCGACCTGGCCGGCATCGAGCGCTGCTCCGGCGGCCGGCTTGAACGGGGATAA
- a CDS encoding 2OG-Fe(II) oxygenase codes for MTTKTQQQITPELRRWIVEQAQAGHSAESVLQSMLASGWQEEVAIEAMETSLRSHLEAKAVAEGLPPSVPVPDPRLDDSPLYVDGGDRRVHILQNMYNPRVVVFGNLLSDQECDELIALAKPRLARSLTVATKTGGEEINDDRTSSGMFFQRGENDIVRRIEARIARLVNWPEENGEGLQVLHYRPGAEYKPHYDYFDPKEPGTPTILKRGGQRVATLVMYLGEPEKGGGTTFPDVHLEVFPKRGHGVFFSYERPHPSTRTLHGGAPVLAGEKWIATKWLRERRFE; via the coding sequence ATGACGACCAAGACGCAACAGCAGATCACGCCCGAGCTGCGCCGCTGGATCGTGGAGCAGGCGCAGGCGGGCCACAGCGCCGAATCCGTGCTGCAGTCGATGCTCGCGTCCGGCTGGCAGGAGGAAGTCGCCATCGAGGCGATGGAAACCTCGCTGCGAAGCCACCTGGAGGCCAAGGCGGTGGCCGAAGGCCTGCCGCCGTCGGTGCCGGTGCCCGACCCGAGGCTGGACGACTCGCCGCTGTACGTCGATGGCGGCGACCGGCGCGTGCACATCCTGCAGAACATGTACAACCCGCGCGTCGTGGTGTTCGGCAACCTGCTCTCCGACCAGGAGTGCGACGAGCTGATCGCGCTGGCCAAGCCGCGCCTGGCCCGCTCGCTCACCGTGGCCACCAAGACCGGCGGCGAGGAGATCAACGACGACCGCACCAGCAGCGGCATGTTCTTCCAGCGAGGCGAGAACGACATCGTCCGCCGCATCGAGGCGCGCATCGCCAGGCTGGTGAACTGGCCCGAGGAGAACGGCGAGGGCCTGCAGGTGCTGCACTACCGCCCCGGCGCCGAATACAAGCCGCACTACGACTACTTCGATCCCAAGGAACCGGGCACGCCCACCATCCTCAAGCGCGGCGGGCAGCGCGTGGCCACGCTCGTGATGTACCTCGGCGAACCGGAAAAGGGTGGCGGCACCACCTTCCCCGACGTGCACCTGGAAGTCTTCCCCAAGCGCGGTCACGGCGTGTTCTTCAGCTACGAGCGGCCGCACCCGTCCACCCGCACGCTGCACGGCGGCGCGCCGGTGCTGGCGGGCGAGAAATGGATCGCCACCAAGTGGCTGCGGGAACGGCGCTTCGAGTGA
- the grxD gene encoding Grx4 family monothiol glutaredoxin, translating into MSDAQQRIDQLVKTNDVLLFMKGSASFPMCGFSGRAIQILKACGVDPKALTTVNVLEDDEIRQGIKEYSNWPTIPQLYVRGEFIGGSDIMMEMYQSGELQQVLGATTPRA; encoded by the coding sequence ATGAGCGACGCCCAGCAACGCATCGACCAGCTGGTCAAGACCAACGACGTGCTGCTGTTCATGAAGGGAAGCGCGAGCTTCCCGATGTGCGGCTTCTCCGGCCGCGCGATCCAGATCCTGAAGGCCTGCGGCGTCGACCCGAAGGCGCTGACCACCGTGAACGTGCTGGAGGACGACGAGATCCGCCAGGGCATCAAGGAATACAGCAACTGGCCGACGATTCCTCAGCTGTACGTGCGCGGCGAATTCATCGGCGGCTCGGACATCATGATGGAGATGTACCAGAGCGGCGAGTTGCAGCAGGTGCTGGGCGCCACCACGCCGCGCGCCTGA
- the hemA gene encoding glutamyl-tRNA reductase, which yields MAVWALGINHTTAPLDLRGKFAFALDQIQPTLQQLRQSLHGRLERQPEAAILSTCNRTEIYCAGPDHGLEPTIEWLAQQGGVSPALLRSHAYTLRDGMAARHAFRVASGLDSMVLGEAQILGQLKDAVRLADEAGALGTTLNQLFQRSFAVAKEVRSATEIGVHSISMAAAAVRLAGQLFEDLGKICVLFVGAGEMIELAATHFAAKNPRHIAVANRTLERGEKLATRFGGEVMRLADLPERLHEFDAVVSSTASQLPIIGLGAVERAVKRRKHRPMFMVDLAVPRDIEPEVKALEDVYLYTVDDLAHVVQTGQAQRQAAVAQAEAIIDAGVQSFLHWMDQRGAVPLIRQLNAQADEWRAVEIARARKLLAKGEDVDAVLEALSRGLTQKMLHGAMAELHSGDAEARHRAGSAIEHFFLRKER from the coding sequence ATGGCAGTCTGGGCCTTGGGCATCAACCACACGACAGCCCCGCTCGACTTGCGGGGCAAGTTCGCGTTCGCCCTCGACCAGATCCAGCCCACGCTGCAGCAATTGCGGCAGAGCCTGCACGGCCGGCTCGAACGGCAGCCCGAAGCGGCCATCCTGTCCACCTGCAACCGCACCGAGATCTACTGCGCCGGGCCCGACCACGGGCTGGAGCCCACGATCGAATGGCTGGCGCAGCAAGGCGGCGTCTCGCCCGCCCTGCTGCGCTCGCACGCGTACACGCTGCGCGACGGCATGGCCGCCCGCCATGCCTTCCGCGTGGCCAGCGGGCTGGACTCGATGGTGCTCGGCGAGGCGCAGATCCTCGGCCAGCTCAAGGACGCGGTGCGCCTGGCCGACGAGGCGGGCGCGCTGGGCACCACGCTGAACCAGCTGTTCCAGCGCTCCTTCGCGGTGGCGAAGGAAGTGCGCAGCGCCACCGAGATCGGCGTGCATTCCATCAGCATGGCCGCGGCCGCGGTGCGGCTCGCGGGCCAGCTGTTCGAGGACCTGGGCAAGATCTGCGTGCTGTTCGTCGGCGCGGGCGAAATGATCGAGCTGGCGGCGACCCATTTCGCCGCGAAGAATCCGCGCCACATCGCCGTCGCCAACCGCACCCTCGAGCGCGGCGAGAAGCTGGCCACGCGCTTCGGCGGCGAAGTGATGCGGCTGGCCGACCTGCCCGAGCGGCTGCATGAATTCGACGCGGTCGTCAGTTCCACCGCGAGCCAGCTGCCGATCATTGGCCTGGGCGCCGTGGAGCGGGCGGTCAAGCGGCGCAAGCACCGGCCGATGTTCATGGTCGACCTCGCCGTTCCGCGCGACATCGAACCGGAGGTGAAGGCGCTGGAAGACGTGTACCTCTACACCGTCGACGACCTGGCGCACGTGGTGCAGACGGGACAGGCGCAGCGGCAGGCCGCCGTCGCGCAGGCCGAAGCGATCATCGATGCCGGCGTCCAGAGCTTCCTGCACTGGATGGACCAGCGCGGCGCGGTGCCCCTGATCCGGCAGCTGAACGCGCAGGCCGACGAGTGGCGCGCAGTGGAGATCGCCCGCGCGCGCAAGCTGCTGGCCAAGGGCGAGGACGTCGATGCCGTGCTGGAGGCGCTCTCGCGCGGGCTGACGCAGAAGATGCTGCACGGCGCGATGGCCGAGCTGCATTCCGGCGACGCCGAAGCGCGCCACCGCGCCGGCAGCGCGATCGAACACTTCTTCCTGCGCAAGGAGCGTTAG
- the dinB gene encoding DNA polymerase IV — MDAFFASVELLRYPQLKGLPVVIGGGRRKVDEMLRDRFADRPLSEIPPEAFPLLKDYVGRGVITTATYPARQFGVGSAMGMMKAARLCPQAIVLPVDFDEVRRYSRTFKSVIREIAPLVEDRGVDEVYIDFTEVPGGQREGGRVLARLIQKSIFEATGLTCSIGVAPNKLIAKMASEFNKPNGISVIFEDDVQTRIWPLPVRKINGIGPKAEAKLHRLHLRTIGDIAAQDVDWLIGNFGRATGAWMHDAAWGRDDRPVVTESEPVSMSRETTFERDLHAVRDRAELGAIFTDLCERVADDLQRKGYVGKTIGIKLRYDDFRIATRDQTIEQFTADPRTIRKVAGQCLKRVPLKQPLRLLGVRVGKLAREDEANAAPAPAPTVALAAEPIPDLFGQP, encoded by the coding sequence ATGGACGCCTTCTTCGCGTCCGTGGAGCTGCTTCGGTATCCGCAGCTCAAGGGACTGCCGGTCGTGATCGGTGGCGGCCGCCGCAAGGTCGACGAGATGCTGCGCGACCGCTTCGCCGACCGGCCGCTGTCGGAGATCCCGCCGGAGGCCTTTCCGCTGCTGAAGGACTACGTCGGCCGCGGGGTGATCACCACGGCGACCTATCCCGCGCGCCAGTTCGGCGTGGGTTCGGCGATGGGGATGATGAAGGCGGCGCGCCTGTGCCCGCAGGCCATCGTGCTGCCGGTGGACTTCGACGAGGTGCGCCGCTACTCGCGCACCTTCAAGTCCGTCATCCGCGAGATCGCGCCGCTGGTGGAGGACCGGGGCGTCGACGAGGTCTACATCGACTTCACCGAGGTGCCGGGCGGCCAGCGTGAAGGAGGCCGCGTGCTGGCGCGCCTGATCCAGAAGTCGATCTTCGAGGCCACCGGCCTGACCTGCTCGATCGGCGTGGCGCCCAACAAGCTGATCGCCAAGATGGCGAGCGAATTCAACAAGCCCAACGGCATCTCGGTGATCTTCGAGGACGACGTCCAGACGCGCATCTGGCCGCTGCCCGTGCGCAAGATCAACGGCATCGGTCCCAAGGCGGAAGCCAAGCTGCACCGCCTGCACCTGCGCACCATCGGCGACATCGCCGCCCAGGACGTGGACTGGCTCATTGGCAATTTCGGCCGCGCCACCGGCGCCTGGATGCACGACGCCGCGTGGGGTCGCGACGATCGGCCCGTGGTCACCGAGAGCGAGCCCGTGTCCATGAGCCGCGAGACGACGTTCGAGCGCGACCTGCATGCGGTGCGCGACCGAGCCGAGCTGGGCGCCATCTTCACCGACCTCTGCGAGCGTGTCGCGGACGACCTGCAGCGCAAGGGCTACGTGGGCAAGACCATCGGCATCAAGCTGCGCTACGACGACTTCCGCATCGCCACGCGCGACCAGACCATCGAGCAGTTCACGGCCGATCCGAGGACGATCCGCAAGGTGGCCGGCCAGTGCCTCAAGCGCGTGCCGCTGAAGCAGCCGCTGCGACTGCTGGGCGTGCGCGTGGGCAAGCTCGCCCGTGAAGATGAAGCCAATGCGGCTCCGGCGCCGGCGCCCACCGTGGCGCTCGCGGCAGAGCCGATCCCGGACCTCTTCGGGCAGCCCTGA
- the queF gene encoding NADPH-dependent 7-cyano-7-deazaguanine reductase QueF (Catalyzes the NADPH-dependent reduction of 7-cyano-7-deazaguanine (preQ0) to 7-aminomethyl-7-deazaguanine (preQ1) in queuosine biosynthesis), which translates to MQDNTPGGSLLGKPAAYRDQYAPELLYPIPRLDKRQELGIDGQPPFFGADLWTAYELSWLTPRGKPVVAIAHVTVPCETPNIVESKSFKLYLNSFSNTRFGSAGEVLARLRGDLSEAVWRNSGSSGSVGVRLLAPDVFDQEQVHELDGFNLDRLDIECTHYEPEPSLLTAAFDEQPVEEVLVSNLLKSNCLVTGQPDWGAVQIRYSGPQIDQGGLLRYLVSFRNHNEFHEQCVERIFMDIRRRCRPAKLAVYARYTRRGGLDINPFRTSHPLALPANIRTARQ; encoded by the coding sequence ATGCAAGACAACACCCCGGGCGGGTCGCTGCTGGGCAAGCCCGCCGCCTACCGCGACCAGTACGCGCCCGAGTTGCTCTACCCGATTCCGCGCCTGGACAAGCGCCAGGAACTGGGCATCGACGGCCAGCCTCCGTTCTTCGGCGCCGACCTGTGGACGGCCTACGAATTGAGCTGGCTCACGCCGCGCGGCAAGCCGGTCGTCGCCATCGCGCACGTCACCGTACCCTGCGAGACGCCCAACATCGTCGAGAGCAAGTCGTTCAAGCTCTACCTCAACAGCTTCTCCAACACGCGCTTCGGTTCGGCCGGCGAAGTGCTCGCGCGGCTGCGCGGCGATCTCTCGGAGGCGGTGTGGCGCAACAGCGGCTCGTCCGGCTCGGTGGGCGTGCGCCTGCTCGCGCCCGACGTGTTCGACCAGGAACAGGTGCATGAGCTCGACGGCTTCAACCTGGACCGCCTCGACATCGAGTGCACCCACTACGAACCCGAGCCCTCGCTGCTGACCGCCGCATTCGACGAGCAGCCGGTCGAGGAAGTGCTGGTCAGCAACCTCCTCAAGAGCAACTGCCTGGTGACGGGCCAGCCCGACTGGGGCGCGGTGCAGATCCGCTACTCGGGGCCGCAGATCGACCAGGGCGGCTTGCTGCGCTACCTGGTGAGCTTTCGCAACCACAACGAATTCCACGAGCAGTGCGTGGAGCGCATCTTCATGGACATCCGCCGGCGCTGCCGGCCGGCCAAGCTGGCCGTCTATGCGCGCTACACGCGCCGCGGCGGGCTGGACATCAATCCCTTCCGCACCAGCCATCCGCTGGCGCTGCCCGCCAACATCCGCACGGCGCGCCAGTGA
- the prfA gene encoding peptide chain release factor 1: MKPFLRQQLERYPVRLQELDFFLQQPDVANDMERFRALTREHAEVSDVAGRYELFRRRESDLAQAREMLDDADMADMAREEVAAIEAELPAMEDELQKLLLPKDPDDVRNTFLEIRAGTGGDESALFAGDLLRMYTRYAERQGWRCEVVSESAGEVGGFKEVVVRVVGDGVYGKLKFESGGHRVQRVPATETQGRIHTSACTVAALPEPDEAQAVQLNPADLRIDTFRASGAGGQHINKTDSAVRITHIPTGIVAECQDDRSQHRNKAKALQVLAARIREKERSERAAKEAATRKGLIGSGDRSDRIRTYNFPQGRVTDHRINLTLYKLPFVMEGELDELIEGLLLARKAEQLEELEIGLGVGAA; the protein is encoded by the coding sequence ATGAAACCCTTCCTCCGCCAGCAACTCGAGCGCTACCCGGTCCGCCTGCAGGAACTCGACTTCTTCCTGCAGCAGCCGGACGTCGCCAACGACATGGAGCGCTTTCGCGCGCTCACGCGCGAGCACGCCGAGGTCAGCGACGTCGCCGGCCGCTACGAGCTGTTCCGCCGGCGCGAGAGCGACCTGGCGCAGGCGCGCGAGATGCTGGACGACGCCGACATGGCCGACATGGCGCGCGAGGAGGTCGCGGCCATCGAAGCCGAGTTGCCGGCGATGGAGGACGAGCTGCAGAAGCTGCTGCTGCCCAAGGACCCGGACGACGTGCGCAACACCTTCCTCGAGATCCGCGCCGGCACGGGCGGCGACGAGTCTGCGCTCTTCGCTGGAGACCTGCTGCGCATGTACACGCGGTATGCGGAGCGCCAGGGCTGGCGCTGCGAGGTGGTGAGCGAAAGCGCGGGCGAAGTCGGCGGCTTCAAGGAAGTGGTGGTGCGCGTGGTCGGCGACGGCGTCTACGGCAAGCTGAAGTTCGAATCGGGCGGCCATCGCGTGCAGCGCGTGCCCGCCACCGAGACACAGGGACGCATCCACACCAGCGCGTGCACCGTCGCCGCGCTGCCCGAGCCGGACGAGGCACAGGCGGTCCAGCTCAATCCGGCCGACCTGCGCATCGATACCTTCCGCGCCAGCGGTGCGGGCGGACAGCACATCAACAAGACGGATTCGGCGGTGCGCATCACGCACATCCCCACCGGCATCGTGGCCGAGTGCCAGGACGACCGCTCGCAGCACCGCAACAAGGCCAAGGCGCTGCAGGTGCTGGCCGCGCGCATCCGCGAGAAGGAGCGCAGCGAGCGCGCCGCGAAAGAGGCGGCCACTCGCAAGGGCCTGATCGGCAGCGGCGACCGCAGCGACCGCATCCGCACCTACAACTTCCCCCAGGGCCGGGTGACGGACCACCGCATCAACCTCACGCTGTACAAGCTGCCCTTCGTCATGGAAGGCGAGCTGGACGAGCTGATCGAAGGCCTGCTCCTGGCCCGCAAGGCCGAACAGCTGGAGGAACTGGAGATCGGCCTGGGCGTGGGCGCGGCATGA
- a CDS encoding alpha/beta fold hydrolase: MRVQANGIPIEVEDTGEAGRPAVVLVMGLGMQLVAWPAAFVAGLQEAGYRVVRFDNRDSGLSRHFHHLGVPNLMLASMRHRMGLSVQAPYTLEDMAHDTLGVLDALGIEAAHLVGVSMGGMIAQRVALAAPQRVLSLTSIMSSSGARYLPGPKPHVLRILMSRVPGRGEEAIVEHSMKFLRVIASPAFPSDEEATRERVRLATRRAFNPTGTMRQMTAVAADNRRADELPRIKAPTLVVHGQDDPLVPFACGHDTARRIRGARLVGIPGMGHDLPPGVVDRLLHSIVPHLRQTAA; this comes from the coding sequence ATGAGGGTGCAGGCCAACGGCATCCCGATCGAGGTCGAGGACACGGGCGAGGCCGGCCGGCCCGCCGTGGTGCTCGTCATGGGCCTGGGCATGCAGCTCGTGGCCTGGCCCGCCGCCTTCGTGGCGGGGCTGCAGGAAGCGGGTTATCGCGTCGTGCGCTTCGACAACCGTGACTCGGGGCTCTCGCGCCACTTCCACCACCTGGGCGTGCCCAACCTCATGCTGGCTTCGATGCGGCACCGCATGGGCTTGAGCGTGCAGGCGCCGTACACGCTCGAGGACATGGCGCACGACACGCTGGGCGTGCTCGACGCGCTCGGCATCGAGGCCGCGCACCTGGTCGGCGTCAGCATGGGCGGCATGATCGCGCAGCGCGTTGCGCTGGCCGCGCCGCAGCGCGTGCTGTCGCTCACCAGCATCATGAGTTCCAGCGGCGCGCGCTACCTGCCCGGTCCCAAGCCGCACGTCCTGCGCATCCTCATGAGCCGCGTTCCCGGCCGCGGCGAGGAAGCGATCGTGGAGCACTCGATGAAATTCCTGCGGGTGATCGCCAGCCCGGCGTTCCCGAGCGACGAGGAGGCCACGCGCGAACGCGTGCGCCTGGCGACCCGCCGCGCCTTCAATCCCACCGGCACGATGCGCCAGATGACGGCCGTCGCGGCCGACAACCGCCGGGCCGACGAACTGCCGCGCATCAAGGCGCCGACGCTGGTGGTGCACGGCCAGGACGACCCGCTCGTGCCTTTCGCCTGCGGCCACGACACGGCCCGGCGCATCCGCGGCGCGCGGCTGGTGGGCATCCCCGGCATGGGGCATGACCTGCCGCCCGGCGTGGTCGATCGCCTGCTGCATTCCATCGTGCCGCACCTGCGGCAGACTGCCGCCTGA
- a CDS encoding AAA family ATPase codes for MDSRSLVPHQSSSFKLPIANLRNVFRPHDVERKLAKLPNKEHENLRTTYERMLERGPERFQVKPSGVPDMAALYEQLPNFTDALDDVKRHVALSQDSRDGLEVTPMLLLGPPGIGKTHFARKLADLLGTGMSLVPMSSMTAGWLLSGASSQWKGAKPGKVFEAIVDGQYANPVIVVDEIDKAAADAQYDPLGALYGLLEHDTAQTFMDEFAEVAIDASQVIWIMTANDERCIPEPILNRMNVFEIEAPSFEAARQIARNLYVSIRCEHGWGARFEPEPSDDLLDQLAELAPRDMRRALMTGFGNARLDQRSEIAVEDLPKPASGKGKIGFVQ; via the coding sequence ATGGACAGCCGCAGTCTGGTGCCCCACCAATCGTCTTCGTTCAAGCTTCCCATCGCCAACCTGCGGAACGTCTTCCGTCCGCATGACGTCGAGCGCAAGCTCGCCAAGCTGCCCAACAAGGAACATGAGAACCTGCGCACGACGTACGAGCGCATGCTCGAGCGCGGGCCGGAGCGCTTCCAGGTCAAGCCCAGCGGCGTCCCCGACATGGCGGCGCTTTACGAGCAGCTGCCCAACTTCACCGATGCGCTCGACGACGTGAAGCGCCACGTGGCGCTGTCGCAGGACAGCCGGGACGGCCTGGAAGTCACGCCGATGCTGCTGTTGGGTCCGCCGGGCATCGGCAAGACCCATTTCGCGCGCAAGCTGGCCGACCTGCTGGGCACCGGAATGAGCCTGGTGCCCATGAGTTCCATGACCGCGGGCTGGCTGCTGTCAGGTGCTTCGTCGCAGTGGAAAGGCGCCAAGCCGGGCAAGGTGTTCGAGGCGATCGTCGACGGCCAGTACGCCAACCCGGTGATCGTGGTCGACGAGATCGACAAGGCGGCCGCCGATGCGCAGTACGACCCCCTCGGCGCGCTCTACGGCCTGCTGGAGCACGACACCGCGCAGACCTTCATGGACGAGTTCGCCGAGGTGGCGATCGATGCGAGCCAGGTCATCTGGATCATGACCGCCAACGACGAGCGCTGCATTCCGGAGCCCATCCTCAACCGGATGAACGTGTTCGAGATCGAAGCGCCCTCTTTCGAAGCAGCCCGGCAGATCGCGCGCAACCTCTACGTCTCGATCCGGTGCGAGCATGGCTGGGGCGCGCGCTTCGAGCCCGAGCCGTCGGACGACCTGCTCGACCAGCTGGCCGAACTGGCGCCGCGCGACATGCGCCGCGCGCTCATGACCGGCTTCGGCAATGCCCGCCTGGACCAGCGCAGCGAGATCGCGGTGGAAGACCTGCCCAAGCCCGCGTCGGGCAAGGGCAAGATCGGCTTCGTGCAGTAA